Part of the Streptococcus ilei genome is shown below.
GTCACTTTTCTCTCTTTGGGACAATACTTCAAAACTTCAATTTTTTCCGGGTGGGTCTTCATATTTTTGCTTGTCAAATAATTCTGACTGCCACAACTCGTGCAGGTTAGTTGTACTTTAATGCGCACTGATTTCTCTCACTTTCAAATACTTTCTAAAGATGAATAAAAGGAAGGCCAAATCTATAAAGGCAAGAATAGCGGTCCCATAAAATACCCAATGGTAATTGACATGCATAGCAATACTAGAGCCCATCATCGGACCAAGAACTCCCCCAACATAAAAGAAGAGTTGATTGTAACTAAAAATCCGAGAGATCCCTTCTTTGGGAGTCATACGGTTTAAGAGGGCGGTCACACCTGGCATCAAGGCCCCTGTTCCAATACCAAATAAGAATCGAAAAAGACCTAATTGAAAAGGGGTCTGCGCAAGGGCGCAGAAGATATAGAGGATCCCACTATAGAGAAGGGCCAAGAGCAAAAGGCGGTGATTGCCAATTCTATCTCCTAGCTTACCCATCCAACCAGAGGTAAGAATACTGGAAATCCCCATCGCTGATACAATCAAGCCGGAAACAAAGATAATATTGTTACT
Proteins encoded:
- the rpmG gene encoding 50S ribosomal protein L33, producing MRIKVQLTCTSCGSQNYLTSKNMKTHPEKIEVLKYCPKERKVTLHLETK